One stretch of Cervus canadensis isolate Bull #8, Minnesota chromosome 5, ASM1932006v1, whole genome shotgun sequence DNA includes these proteins:
- the ARRDC1 gene encoding arrestin domain-containing protein 1 isoform X2: MGRVQLFEVRLNHGRVVYSPGEPLVGTVRVRLAAPLPFRAIRVTCTGSCRVSNKANDSAWVVEESYFNSALSLADKGSLPAGEHSFPFQFLLPATAPTSFEGPFGKIVHQVRATIDTPRFSKDHQCSCVFYILSPLNLNSIPDIEQPNVASTTKKFSYKLVKTGSVVLTASTDLRGYVVGQVLRLQADIENQSGKDTSPVVASLLQKVSYKAKRWIYDVRTIAEVEGAGVKAWRRAQWQEQVLVPALPQSALPGCSLIHVDYYLQVSLKQPEAVVTLPVFIGNIAVNHVPLSPRPGPGLVVPSAPPQEEAEAVASGPHFFSDPVSLSTKSHSQQQQPPAALGSVPHSAPEPRPQDGSPAPHPLPPPLCISTGATVPYFAEGCGGPVPTSSTLILPPEYSSWGYPYEAPPSYEQSCGGVDPGLTPGS, from the exons ATGGGGCGGGTGCAGCTCTTCGAGGTCCGCCTGAACCACGGCCGCGTAGTCTACAGCCCGGGGGAGCCGCTGGTGGGGACTGTGCGCGTGCGCCTGGCGGCGCCGCTGCCCTTCCGAG CCATCCGTGTGACCTGCACGGGGTCCTGCAGGGTCTCCAACAAGGCCAACGACTCGGCCTGGGTGGTGGAGGAGAGCTACTTCAACAGCGCTCTGTCTCTGGCTGACAAGG GGAGCCTGCCTGCTGGAGAGCACAGCTTCCCCTTCCAGTTCCTGCTTCCTG CCACGGCTCCCACGTCCTTTGAGGGCCCTTTCGGGAAGATTGTACACCAGGTTCGGGCCACCATCGACACACCACGTTTTTCCAAGGACCACCAGTGCAGCTGTGTGTTCTACATCTTGAGCCCCCTGAACCTGAACAGCATCCCAGACATCGAG CAACCCAATGTGGCCTCCACCACCAAGAAGTTCTCCTACAAGCTGGTGAAGACGGGCAGCGTGGTCCTCACAGCCAGCACTGACCTCCGAGGCTACGTGGTAGGGCAGGTGCTGCGGCTGCAGGCGGACATTGAGAACCAGTCAGGCAAGGACACCAGCCCGGTGGTGGCCAGTCTGCTGCAG AAAGTGTCCTACAAGGCCAAGCGCTGGATTTACGACGTGCGGACCATCGCCGAGGTGGAGGGGGCCGGTGTCAAGGCCTGGCGGCGGGCTCAGTGGCAGGAGCAGGTCCTGGTGCCCGCCCTGCCCCAGTCCGCCCTGCCGGGCTGCAGCCTCATCCATGTGGACTACTATCTGCAG GTCTCCCTGAAACAACCGGAAGCTGTTGTGACGCTCCCGGTCTTCATCGGCAACATTGCTGTGAACCACGTCCCACTGAGCCCCCGGCCAGGCCCCGGCCTGGTGGTGCCCTCAGCACCGccccaggaggaggcagaggctgtGGCCAGCGGCCCTCACTTCTTCTCCgatcctgtctctctctccaccaAGAGCCActcccagcagcagcagccgcctgCAGCCCTTGGCTCTGTGCCCCACAGTGCCCCAGAACCCCGTCCTCAGGATGGCAGCCCCGCCCCAcaccctctgccccctcccttgTGCATCTCCACAGGTGCCACTGTGCCCTACTTTGCAGAGGGTTGTGGAGGTCCGGTGCCCACCTCCAGCACCCTGATCCTCCCCCCGGAGTACAGCTCGTGGGGCTACCCCTATG AGGCCCCGCCGTCCTACGAGCAGAGCTGTGGTGGTGTGGACCCTGGCTTGACCCCGGGGAGCTGA
- the ARRDC1 gene encoding arrestin domain-containing protein 1 isoform X1: MGRVQLFEVRLNHGRVVYSPGEPLVGTVRVRLAAPLPFRAIRVTCTGSCRVSNKANDSAWVVEESYFNSALSLADKGSLPAGEHSFPFQFLLPATAPTSFEGPFGKIVHQVRATIDTPRFSKDHQCSCVFYILSPLNLNSIPDIEQPNVASTTKKFSYKLVKTGSVVLTASTDLRGYVVGQVLRLQADIENQSGKDTSPVVASLLQKVSYKAKRWIYDVRTIAEVEGAGVKAWRRAQWQEQVLVPALPQSALPGCSLIHVDYYLQVVGVRGGVGGGAAAGLLTCATSLGLPETTGSCCDAPGLHRQHCCEPRPTEPPARPRPGGALSTAPGGGRGCGQRPSLLLRSCLSLHQEPLPAAAAACSPWLCAPQCPRTPSSGWQPRPTPSAPSLVHLHRCHCALLCRGLWRSGAHLQHPDPPPGVQLVGLPL, from the exons ATGGGGCGGGTGCAGCTCTTCGAGGTCCGCCTGAACCACGGCCGCGTAGTCTACAGCCCGGGGGAGCCGCTGGTGGGGACTGTGCGCGTGCGCCTGGCGGCGCCGCTGCCCTTCCGAG CCATCCGTGTGACCTGCACGGGGTCCTGCAGGGTCTCCAACAAGGCCAACGACTCGGCCTGGGTGGTGGAGGAGAGCTACTTCAACAGCGCTCTGTCTCTGGCTGACAAGG GGAGCCTGCCTGCTGGAGAGCACAGCTTCCCCTTCCAGTTCCTGCTTCCTG CCACGGCTCCCACGTCCTTTGAGGGCCCTTTCGGGAAGATTGTACACCAGGTTCGGGCCACCATCGACACACCACGTTTTTCCAAGGACCACCAGTGCAGCTGTGTGTTCTACATCTTGAGCCCCCTGAACCTGAACAGCATCCCAGACATCGAG CAACCCAATGTGGCCTCCACCACCAAGAAGTTCTCCTACAAGCTGGTGAAGACGGGCAGCGTGGTCCTCACAGCCAGCACTGACCTCCGAGGCTACGTGGTAGGGCAGGTGCTGCGGCTGCAGGCGGACATTGAGAACCAGTCAGGCAAGGACACCAGCCCGGTGGTGGCCAGTCTGCTGCAG AAAGTGTCCTACAAGGCCAAGCGCTGGATTTACGACGTGCGGACCATCGCCGAGGTGGAGGGGGCCGGTGTCAAGGCCTGGCGGCGGGCTCAGTGGCAGGAGCAGGTCCTGGTGCCCGCCCTGCCCCAGTCCGCCCTGCCGGGCTGCAGCCTCATCCATGTGGACTACTATCTGCAGGTGGTAggggtcaggggtggggtgggaggaggggccgCAGCCGGGCTCCTCACGTGCGCAACCTCCCTAGGTCTCCCTGAAACAACCGGAAGCTGTTGTGACGCTCCCGGTCTTCATCGGCAACATTGCTGTGAACCACGTCCCACTGAGCCCCCGGCCAGGCCCCGGCCTGGTGGTGCCCTCAGCACCGccccaggaggaggcagaggctgtGGCCAGCGGCCCTCACTTCTTCTCCgatcctgtctctctctccaccaAGAGCCActcccagcagcagcagccgcctgCAGCCCTTGGCTCTGTGCCCCACAGTGCCCCAGAACCCCGTCCTCAGGATGGCAGCCCCGCCCCAcaccctctgccccctcccttgTGCATCTCCACAGGTGCCACTGTGCCCTACTTTGCAGAGGGTTGTGGAGGTCCGGTGCCCACCTCCAGCACCCTGATCCTCCCCCCGGAGTACAGCTCGTGGGGCTACCCCTATG A